Proteins from a genomic interval of Gordonia sp. SL306:
- a CDS encoding acyl-CoA dehydrogenase family protein, which yields MDYTPDSTHEDIRKAVEQLCQRFPDEYWMEHDDSHEFPWEFYNAIAEGGWLGLTVPEEYGGGGLGVTEAAVVERAISASGAGMGGCSAVHIGIFGFEPIIHHGSEEMKRKYLPRVVTGDLHTSFAVTEPDAGTDTTNIKTFATKVDGGFRVTGKKVWITKAQEAEKMLLLCRTSPREEGAKRTAGMTLLFADVDRDHVQIREIPKMGRNAVDTNELFIDDLFVADEDVVGEVGHGFRTILGGLNAERVISANAALGIGEAALRRGVRYANEREVFGRPIGKNQGIAFQLAEARIKLDAAQAVLDKAAWMVDEGLPCGREANAAKYLCAEAGFFAADVALQVHGGFGFGREFHVERYFREARLMRIAPISQEMVLNYVAEHVLGLPRNY from the coding sequence ATGGACTACACCCCGGACTCCACGCACGAAGACATCCGCAAGGCCGTCGAGCAGTTGTGTCAGCGATTTCCCGATGAATACTGGATGGAGCACGACGACTCGCACGAGTTCCCGTGGGAGTTCTACAACGCGATTGCCGAGGGCGGCTGGCTCGGGCTCACCGTGCCCGAGGAGTACGGCGGAGGCGGCCTTGGCGTCACCGAGGCCGCGGTCGTCGAGCGGGCGATCTCGGCGTCGGGGGCCGGCATGGGCGGCTGCAGCGCCGTGCACATCGGCATCTTCGGCTTCGAGCCGATCATCCACCACGGCAGCGAGGAGATGAAGCGCAAGTATCTGCCGCGCGTCGTCACCGGCGACCTGCACACGTCGTTCGCGGTCACCGAGCCGGACGCGGGCACCGACACCACCAACATCAAGACCTTCGCCACCAAGGTCGACGGCGGTTTCCGGGTCACCGGCAAGAAGGTGTGGATCACCAAGGCGCAGGAAGCCGAGAAGATGCTGCTGCTGTGTCGCACCTCACCTCGCGAGGAGGGCGCCAAGCGCACGGCGGGCATGACGCTGCTGTTCGCCGATGTCGACCGCGACCACGTCCAGATTCGCGAGATCCCCAAGATGGGCCGCAACGCCGTTGACACGAACGAGTTGTTCATCGACGACCTGTTCGTCGCCGACGAGGACGTCGTCGGCGAGGTCGGGCACGGTTTCCGAACGATCCTCGGCGGCCTCAACGCCGAGCGCGTCATCTCCGCGAACGCCGCACTCGGCATCGGTGAGGCTGCGCTGCGGCGCGGCGTCCGCTACGCCAACGAGCGCGAGGTGTTCGGTCGCCCGATCGGGAAGAACCAGGGCATCGCCTTCCAACTCGCCGAGGCCCGGATCAAGCTCGACGCCGCTCAGGCCGTCCTCGACAAGGCCGCGTGGATGGTCGATGAGGGACTGCCATGCGGTAGGGAGGCGAACGCGGCGAAGTATCTGTGTGCCGAAGCCGGCTTCTTCGCTGCGGACGTGGCCCTGCAGGTGCACGGCGGTTTCGGGTTCGGCCGAGAATTTCATGTGGAACGCTACTTCCGCGAGGCCCGACTCATGCGCATCGCGCCGATCAGCCAGGAGATGGTGCTCAACTACGTGGCCGAGCACGTCCTCGGCCTACCTCGCAACTACTGA
- a CDS encoding HpcH/HpaI aldolase/citrate lyase family protein: MHPYRSILFVPGHRPAWAEKAITAGADCIVLDLEDSVPAAEKAAARDTVAGLIGTVRENHPNVGIFVRVNPLATRLTGSDLETVVVPGLNGIFAPKIEAERDVLQYDALLDHFETRNGVDGLEYIVPVETVKAIWNCREIAAASPRVGAMIGPTAEHADIAREVGFEWTPEGQESLYLRSRVLLACRESGLHALTALWEDLANIDGLRAFATQGRGLGFRGMIAIHPSHVETINDVFSPSAADIEFYQGMVDAYEKAAADGVGALRYRGLHIDKAHYDKAVGWLERAAAITNK, translated from the coding sequence ATGCACCCCTACCGTTCCATCCTTTTCGTTCCGGGACACCGACCCGCATGGGCCGAGAAGGCCATCACCGCCGGCGCGGACTGCATCGTTCTCGACCTCGAGGACTCGGTACCGGCCGCGGAGAAGGCCGCCGCCCGCGACACCGTCGCGGGGCTCATCGGGACCGTTCGGGAGAACCACCCGAACGTCGGGATCTTCGTCCGCGTCAACCCGCTGGCCACCCGCCTGACCGGCAGCGATCTGGAGACCGTCGTCGTGCCGGGGCTGAACGGGATCTTCGCCCCCAAGATCGAGGCCGAACGCGACGTGCTCCAGTACGACGCGCTGCTCGATCACTTCGAGACGCGCAACGGCGTCGACGGACTCGAATACATCGTTCCCGTCGAGACGGTCAAGGCCATCTGGAACTGCCGGGAGATCGCCGCGGCGTCGCCGCGGGTCGGCGCCATGATCGGCCCGACCGCCGAGCACGCCGACATCGCCCGCGAGGTCGGTTTCGAATGGACGCCCGAAGGTCAGGAGTCGCTGTACCTGCGCAGCCGGGTCTTGCTCGCCTGCCGCGAGTCGGGGCTGCACGCTCTCACCGCACTCTGGGAGGACCTGGCGAACATCGACGGTCTGCGCGCTTTCGCCACGCAGGGACGCGGTCTCGGGTTCCGCGGCATGATTGCGATCCACCCCAGCCACGTCGAGACGATCAACGACGTCTTCAGCCCGTCCGCCGCCGACATCGAGTTCTACCAGGGCATGGTCGACGCCTACGAGAAGGCCGCGGCCGACGGGGTCGGCGCGCTGCGCTACCGCGGGCTGCACATCGACAAGGCGCACTACGACAAGGCCGTCGGCTGGCTTGAGCGCGCCGCGGCGATCACGAACAAGTGA
- a CDS encoding aldehyde dehydrogenase family protein, which produces MSDVKQPDLTHTVDQSWVPPNRTLLIGGADVAPEGDTWDVVNPATEEVIATVGGASAPQVDAAVTAARTAFPKWAALSGEERSVHIHRFADALERAADKLLPSIVNEVGTPVALAEYLQVKMAVDEHLRWAAEAAKTDRTLHLGEYDKPVPTMSDVVHDPVGVVAAITGYNYPLNLAVFKFGAALAAGCTVVLFPSPRTPLTTLFLAELIKESGLPDGVMNIVVGGVDVGKQLSSHPGVDRVSFTGSDGVGAQIMAQAAANLTGVTLELGGKSPNIVLPGVDVRKIAVEMHLRWSRNGGQGCAALARLLVHDTVYDEFLEAGASAFDQMVVGDPWDPRTNIGPMIRPDHRASVQSFIDDSLAVGGRKLLEVTKPVPEKGYFINPVLLGDLAPDARAVQKEIFGPVAVILPFKDTDDAIRLANDTPFGLAANVWCDDPIEARRVAEQIRAGTVWINGGGAMRPDAPFGGFGRSGVGRELGEWGMREYLEPKHIQWRI; this is translated from the coding sequence GTGTCTGATGTGAAGCAACCCGACCTGACGCACACCGTCGACCAGTCCTGGGTTCCCCCGAACCGCACCCTGCTGATAGGCGGCGCCGACGTCGCTCCCGAGGGCGACACCTGGGACGTCGTGAACCCGGCGACCGAGGAGGTCATCGCGACCGTTGGCGGCGCCTCCGCCCCCCAGGTCGACGCCGCCGTCACCGCCGCGCGCACGGCGTTTCCGAAGTGGGCCGCGCTGTCCGGCGAGGAGCGCAGCGTACACATCCACCGGTTCGCAGACGCCCTCGAACGGGCCGCGGACAAACTGCTCCCCTCGATCGTCAACGAGGTGGGCACCCCGGTCGCGCTGGCCGAGTACCTGCAGGTCAAGATGGCTGTCGACGAGCATCTTCGATGGGCAGCCGAGGCCGCCAAGACCGACCGCACACTCCACTTGGGCGAGTACGACAAGCCGGTGCCGACGATGAGCGACGTGGTCCACGACCCGGTCGGGGTGGTCGCGGCGATCACCGGCTACAACTATCCGCTGAACCTTGCCGTCTTCAAGTTCGGCGCCGCGCTCGCCGCCGGTTGCACCGTGGTGCTGTTCCCGTCCCCGCGTACCCCACTGACCACGCTGTTCCTGGCCGAACTCATCAAGGAGTCGGGCCTGCCTGACGGTGTTATGAACATCGTCGTCGGCGGCGTGGACGTCGGTAAACAACTGTCGTCGCATCCGGGCGTCGACCGGGTGTCGTTCACCGGTTCGGACGGGGTTGGCGCGCAGATCATGGCGCAGGCGGCGGCCAACCTGACCGGCGTCACCCTGGAGCTCGGCGGCAAGTCGCCGAACATCGTGCTCCCCGGTGTCGACGTACGCAAGATCGCCGTCGAGATGCATCTGCGGTGGTCGCGCAACGGCGGTCAGGGATGCGCGGCGCTCGCCCGGCTGCTCGTTCACGACACCGTGTACGACGAGTTCCTGGAAGCGGGTGCCAGCGCCTTCGACCAGATGGTCGTCGGCGATCCGTGGGACCCGCGGACCAACATCGGCCCGATGATCCGCCCGGATCACCGCGCGAGCGTGCAGAGCTTCATCGACGACTCCCTGGCCGTCGGCGGCCGCAAACTCCTCGAAGTGACCAAGCCGGTGCCGGAGAAGGGCTACTTCATCAACCCGGTCCTGCTCGGCGACCTCGCTCCCGACGCCCGCGCCGTCCAGAAGGAGATCTTCGGCCCGGTGGCCGTGATCCTGCCGTTCAAAGACACCGACGATGCGATCCGCCTCGCCAACGACACCCCGTTCGGTCTCGCCGCCAACGTGTGGTGCGACGACCCCATCGAGGCGCGCCGCGTCGCCGAGCAGATCCGTGCGGGCACCGTGTGGATCAACGGCGGCGGCGCCATGCGTCCCGACGCCCCGTTCGGCGGCTTCGGGCGGTCGGGCGTGGGCCGCGAACTCGGCGAATGGGGTATGCGCGAATACCTCGAGCCCAAGCACATCCAGTGGAGGATCTGA
- a CDS encoding CaiB/BaiF CoA transferase family protein, with protein MSDNGAPLAGLKVVELGTMYAAPTAGRMLRDFGADVVKVEDPTTGDYARQWVPQKDGLSLGFARLNAGKRSVGIDLRSGDGRELVKRLIADADVVIESFRPGRLEDWGLGPDVLHEINPGLVIARVSGFGQTGPKRLLPGFGTVAETASGFANVNGQPDSPPTSPPFGFADSIAGLSAAMGTSMALFNRSRTGRGEVVDVALYEPLMFIIGDMFLKYTALGEIQQRIGNSTGAASPRGIYEAGDGRYLSIAASNQAIATRLFAAMGRPEVISDPRYATNADRLANNDEVQAMVIEWCKSAPRDDILATLEKFEVVSAAVNDASDVVADPHFQERTLVEITGNDILRNTLMPGPVLHMAGYAGPVYDGVATVGEQTREVLSERLGLDDAELERLAAAGVINHGGNK; from the coding sequence ATGAGTGACAATGGCGCACCCCTCGCCGGCCTGAAGGTCGTCGAACTCGGCACGATGTACGCCGCCCCGACCGCCGGACGCATGCTCCGCGACTTCGGCGCCGACGTCGTCAAGGTCGAGGACCCGACCACCGGCGACTACGCCCGCCAGTGGGTTCCGCAGAAGGACGGGCTCTCGCTCGGCTTCGCTCGGCTCAACGCGGGCAAGCGGTCGGTCGGCATCGACCTGCGGTCCGGCGACGGCCGCGAACTGGTCAAGCGACTCATCGCCGACGCCGACGTCGTCATCGAATCGTTCCGCCCCGGGCGGCTCGAGGACTGGGGTCTGGGCCCCGACGTCCTGCACGAGATCAATCCCGGACTGGTGATCGCCCGCGTATCCGGGTTCGGCCAGACCGGCCCGAAACGGTTGCTCCCGGGATTCGGCACGGTCGCCGAGACCGCCAGCGGCTTCGCGAACGTCAACGGCCAACCCGACAGCCCGCCGACGTCGCCGCCGTTCGGTTTCGCCGACTCCATCGCCGGGCTGTCCGCCGCGATGGGCACCTCGATGGCCCTGTTCAACCGCAGCCGCACCGGTCGCGGTGAAGTGGTCGACGTCGCGCTGTACGAGCCACTGATGTTCATCATCGGCGACATGTTCCTCAAGTACACGGCGCTCGGCGAGATCCAGCAGCGCATCGGCAACAGCACCGGTGCGGCGTCGCCGCGCGGCATCTACGAGGCCGGAGACGGCCGGTACCTGTCGATCGCCGCCTCCAACCAGGCGATCGCCACGCGACTGTTCGCGGCGATGGGCCGTCCGGAGGTGATCTCCGATCCGCGCTACGCGACCAACGCCGACCGGCTCGCCAACAACGACGAGGTGCAGGCCATGGTCATCGAATGGTGCAAGAGTGCTCCGCGCGACGACATCCTGGCGACGCTGGAGAAGTTCGAGGTGGTCTCCGCCGCCGTCAACGACGCATCCGACGTCGTCGCCGACCCGCACTTCCAGGAGCGGACGCTCGTCGAGATCACCGGCAACGACATCTTGCGAAACACGCTGATGCCCGGGCCGGTGCTGCACATGGCCGGTTATGCGGGCCCCGTCTATGACGGTGTCGCGACGGTCGGCGAGCAGACCCGCGAGGTCCTGAGCGAGCGTCTCGGTCTCGACGACGCCGAACTCGAACGCCTCGCTGCCGCAGGCGTCATCAATCATGGAGGAAACAAGTGA
- a CDS encoding acyl-CoA dehydrogenase family protein: MTTNEPNLFDLPDRYRELQEQARELAVSVRDIAARADESSSTDPDVRARLAASKLTELAVPKRWGGRFDAVDSLAMTVVREQLAAESGHLDSMFAMQGIGSYGLAVAGADTVRDKWLPRVASLDAIAALGLTEPHVGSDLKALTTTAVVDGDEIVVNGHKSFITNGGDAAFYSVLAKEGDGFSLVLVPADTPGVTTERPHQIIAPHVLSDVILTDVRVPLDHRIGEPGKGFSLVLATLATFRVSVAGAAVGMAEAALRLALDHANNRHQFGGPLSRLGSVPEHLASCWTDIEAARSLTYRAAAASARDPRANLHLSSMAKVAATETCGRVVDRSVQIMGRFGITRGTDIERLYREARPTRIYEGSTEVIFDSLAKQLIKRGL; the protein is encoded by the coding sequence GTGACCACCAACGAGCCGAATCTGTTCGACCTCCCGGACAGGTATCGCGAACTGCAGGAACAGGCTCGTGAGCTCGCCGTGTCGGTGCGCGACATCGCGGCCCGGGCCGACGAGTCCAGCAGCACCGATCCCGATGTCCGGGCACGCCTGGCGGCGTCGAAGCTGACCGAGTTGGCCGTACCCAAGCGGTGGGGCGGCCGGTTCGACGCCGTCGACTCGCTCGCGATGACCGTCGTGCGCGAGCAACTCGCCGCCGAGAGCGGGCACCTCGACTCGATGTTCGCGATGCAGGGCATCGGTAGCTACGGGCTCGCGGTCGCGGGCGCCGACACCGTTCGCGACAAATGGCTGCCGCGGGTCGCGTCGCTGGATGCGATCGCCGCGCTCGGTCTGACCGAACCGCATGTCGGATCGGACCTCAAAGCGCTCACGACGACCGCGGTGGTCGACGGTGACGAGATCGTCGTGAACGGCCACAAGTCGTTCATCACCAACGGCGGGGACGCCGCCTTCTACAGCGTGCTCGCCAAGGAGGGCGACGGTTTTTCCCTGGTCCTGGTGCCGGCCGATACGCCGGGCGTGACCACCGAACGCCCGCATCAGATCATCGCCCCACATGTGCTCTCCGACGTCATCCTGACCGATGTGCGGGTGCCGCTCGACCATCGGATCGGTGAGCCGGGCAAGGGATTCTCGCTGGTGCTGGCGACCCTCGCGACGTTCCGCGTCTCAGTGGCGGGTGCGGCGGTCGGCATGGCCGAGGCCGCGCTGCGACTGGCGCTCGACCACGCGAACAACCGTCACCAGTTCGGTGGGCCGCTGTCGCGATTGGGATCGGTTCCCGAGCATCTCGCGTCCTGCTGGACCGACATCGAGGCCGCCCGGTCGTTGACCTACCGCGCAGCTGCGGCGTCCGCACGCGATCCGCGCGCCAACCTGCACCTGTCGTCGATGGCGAAGGTCGCGGCGACCGAGACGTGCGGCCGGGTGGTCGACCGGAGCGTCCAGATCATGGGCCGGTTCGGTATCACCCGCGGCACCGACATCGAGCGTCTCTACCGCGAAGCTCGCCCCACCCGCATCTACGAGGGTTCCACCGAGGTCATCTTCGACTCGCTGGCCAAGCAGCTGATCAAGCGCGGGTTGTAG
- a CDS encoding nuclear transport factor 2 family protein, translating to MRDLSSWVRARTEVTQDGASADRESLRDLAVLYAIAVDAHDLDALELMFAPDAVLDRDGEIASGRPAVLDLLAASMRGFRRMLHTPETHVVHVSGQTGEGIATAHAELVTGRGVVVAAHEYEDSYVVRDGRWVFAARRIRFVYATRSDLYGEVLPSDDRIRLPGDAPRAIVGGWFT from the coding sequence ATGCGTGACCTGTCGTCGTGGGTGCGTGCTCGCACGGAAGTGACCCAGGACGGTGCTTCGGCGGACCGCGAGTCCCTGCGTGACCTCGCCGTTCTCTATGCGATCGCGGTGGACGCGCACGACCTCGACGCGCTGGAGCTGATGTTCGCGCCGGACGCGGTACTTGATCGAGACGGCGAGATCGCGTCCGGACGGCCGGCGGTGCTCGACCTGCTCGCCGCGTCGATGCGTGGCTTTCGCCGGATGCTGCATACGCCGGAGACGCATGTGGTGCACGTGTCCGGGCAGACGGGCGAGGGGATCGCGACCGCGCACGCCGAACTCGTCACCGGCCGAGGCGTTGTCGTCGCCGCACACGAATACGAAGATTCCTACGTTGTCCGCGATGGGCGATGGGTGTTCGCGGCCCGCCGGATCCGGTTCGTTTACGCGACCCGTTCGGACCTCTACGGGGAGGTACTTCCGTCCGACGATCGGATTCGGCTGCCTGGTGACGCCCCGCGCGCGATCGTGGGCGGCTGGTTCACATGA
- a CDS encoding acyl-CoA thioesterase: MASANNSNDDPIANGTLDFQLAYGDCDTVGIAYFGIYYRWMERCYSTWLAAHGLRSGDLLGQVGVLTVGLSSSAQYKQTAKVLDKLRCQAVADKIGNSSYAVGFEFTRDGELLTKGQMVFAVRDADFAKAPIPQRMRDLLQTLPAPSFDV; this comes from the coding sequence ATGGCCTCAGCGAACAACAGCAATGACGATCCGATCGCGAACGGGACGCTGGACTTTCAGCTCGCCTACGGCGACTGCGACACGGTCGGCATCGCCTACTTCGGGATCTACTACCGGTGGATGGAGCGCTGCTACTCCACTTGGTTGGCCGCGCACGGCCTGCGCAGCGGCGATCTCCTCGGCCAGGTCGGCGTTCTGACCGTCGGGCTCAGTTCATCGGCGCAGTACAAGCAGACGGCGAAGGTGCTCGACAAGCTCCGCTGCCAGGCCGTCGCCGACAAGATAGGCAACTCGTCCTATGCCGTGGGGTTCGAGTTCACGCGCGACGGCGAACTGCTCACCAAGGGACAGATGGTGTTCGCGGTCCGCGACGCCGACTTCGCGAAGGCGCCGATTCCACAGCGGATGCGGGACCTTCTCCAGACACTGCCCGCTCCCAGTTTCGACGTGTGA
- a CDS encoding MaoC family dehydratase — protein MSVAVGDVVTGRDIVVDAEKMKIMAALLEDPNPIHWDTRAVADLGLGDAPVNQGPLNMGYIQSMLAQWAGGRDRIREFRVRFLGNVFGGQTVRAGAEVTAVVQGPEGQRIDCEIWLDVDGVGRVMSGTATVIMDK, from the coding sequence GTGAGCGTTGCCGTGGGAGACGTCGTGACCGGGCGGGACATCGTCGTCGACGCCGAGAAGATGAAGATCATGGCGGCTCTGCTGGAGGATCCGAACCCCATCCACTGGGACACACGTGCGGTCGCCGACCTCGGGCTCGGCGACGCGCCGGTCAATCAGGGGCCGCTCAATATGGGATACATCCAGTCGATGCTCGCGCAGTGGGCGGGCGGGCGGGATCGGATTCGCGAGTTCCGGGTTCGGTTTCTGGGCAACGTGTTCGGCGGCCAGACGGTACGCGCGGGCGCGGAGGTCACCGCGGTGGTGCAGGGGCCGGAGGGCCAGCGGATCGACTGTGAGATCTGGTTGGACGTCGACGGTGTCGGACGCGTGATGTCCGGTACCGCGACCGTGATCATGGACAAATGA
- a CDS encoding AMP-binding protein, translated as MNQGLIPAKWAALTPGNQAIYDAPNDRRVTWAELDEMVRRMANGLLSLGVVPGDVVAMISRNCVEFQALYFAAGRIGVVTQPLNWRLATPALAELLIDAAPKVLIAEGEFAGVMAELQGRLDIPHWLSFGAGSDGTLDDLIDGGSTDELRIPVADDDPFFLLYTGGTTGPSKGALHTHASAAAGMLNQTVAERIVPTDVYMLTGQMFHIPIVLAMNYLKHGCPLVLMNFEPTLALELIENEKVSAFLGVTTMLNWMMAQKNFASYDLSSLRNIQYGGGPMPSNIVRQALDNFPCTLIQGYGQTEGTTMTFLSQEDHLKAVAGIHPERLKSCGREGFVTQVRVVDPLTGDPVACDNKTPGEIIVKSPANMIGYLNKPEQTQHTLRDGWMWTGDIATWDAERYVFIVDRAKDMIISGGENIYSVQVEEAIATHPAVLECAVIGVPDEEWGESVKGFVVLKPGQNVTEAQLIEQAKANLASYQKPRSIEFVSELPKAPTGKILKRELRKPFWEDHDGNV; from the coding sequence ATGAATCAGGGACTGATCCCCGCCAAATGGGCTGCCCTCACTCCCGGCAACCAGGCAATCTACGACGCCCCCAACGATCGACGCGTCACCTGGGCCGAACTCGACGAGATGGTCCGGCGCATGGCCAACGGGCTGTTGTCCCTGGGCGTGGTCCCCGGCGACGTGGTCGCCATGATCTCGCGCAACTGCGTCGAATTCCAAGCGCTCTACTTCGCCGCCGGCCGCATCGGAGTCGTCACTCAGCCGCTGAACTGGCGTCTCGCGACGCCGGCATTGGCCGAACTGCTGATAGACGCCGCGCCCAAGGTGCTGATCGCCGAAGGCGAGTTCGCCGGTGTGATGGCCGAACTCCAAGGCCGGCTGGACATTCCGCACTGGCTGTCGTTCGGTGCCGGAAGCGACGGCACCCTGGATGACCTCATCGACGGGGGATCCACCGACGAGCTGCGGATTCCGGTCGCCGACGACGACCCGTTCTTCCTCCTGTACACCGGCGGCACGACGGGGCCGTCGAAGGGCGCGCTCCACACTCACGCCAGTGCCGCAGCCGGCATGCTGAACCAGACCGTCGCCGAACGGATCGTGCCGACCGACGTCTACATGCTGACCGGGCAGATGTTCCACATCCCGATCGTGCTGGCGATGAACTACCTGAAGCACGGTTGCCCGCTGGTCCTGATGAACTTCGAACCGACCCTGGCGCTGGAGTTGATCGAGAACGAGAAGGTGTCGGCGTTTCTCGGCGTCACGACGATGCTGAACTGGATGATGGCGCAGAAGAACTTCGCGTCCTATGACTTGTCGAGTCTGCGCAACATCCAGTACGGCGGCGGCCCGATGCCGTCGAACATCGTGCGACAGGCGCTCGACAATTTCCCGTGCACCCTGATCCAGGGCTACGGGCAGACCGAGGGCACGACCATGACGTTCCTCTCTCAGGAGGATCACCTCAAGGCCGTTGCGGGCATCCACCCGGAACGCTTGAAGTCGTGTGGCCGCGAAGGTTTCGTCACACAGGTTCGGGTGGTCGACCCGCTCACCGGCGACCCGGTGGCATGCGACAACAAGACGCCCGGCGAGATCATCGTCAAGAGCCCGGCCAACATGATCGGCTATCTCAACAAACCCGAACAGACTCAACACACCCTGCGAGACGGGTGGATGTGGACCGGCGACATCGCGACCTGGGACGCCGAGCGGTACGTGTTCATCGTCGACCGAGCCAAGGACATGATCATCTCCGGTGGGGAGAACATCTACTCGGTACAGGTCGAGGAGGCCATTGCGACGCATCCCGCGGTGCTGGAATGTGCTGTGATCGGTGTGCCGGACGAAGAGTGGGGCGAGTCCGTCAAGGGCTTCGTGGTCCTCAAACCGGGGCAGAACGTCACCGAAGCGCAGTTGATCGAGCAGGCGAAGGCGAATCTCGCGAGTTACCAGAAGCCGCGGTCGATCGAGTTCGTCAGCGAGTTGCCCAAGGCGCCGACCGGCAAGATCCTCAAACGAGAACTGCGCAAACCCTTCTGGGAGGACCACGACGGAAATGTCTGA
- a CDS encoding nuclear transport factor 2 family protein — MPTREAVENLINRYSLGYDTADMDAIASCFTDGAVFRMKLPGNDPVSFEGKDAIMSLMRQSAQTQTDQRRHLNSNLIVHGTADGITTTTHYLTLLATENGEIRVLSAGVYRLEIVGDDDLRLNVLDLELDRPY, encoded by the coding sequence ATGCCAACCCGCGAAGCCGTCGAAAACCTGATCAACCGCTACTCGCTCGGATACGACACCGCAGACATGGACGCCATCGCCTCCTGTTTCACCGACGGGGCCGTCTTCCGGATGAAACTGCCCGGGAACGACCCGGTCAGTTTCGAGGGCAAGGACGCCATCATGTCGTTGATGCGTCAGTCCGCGCAGACGCAGACCGACCAACGCCGACACCTCAACTCGAATCTCATCGTCCACGGCACCGCGGACGGAATCACCACGACGACGCACTACCTGACGCTTCTCGCTACCGAGAACGGTGAGATCCGGGTGCTCAGTGCGGGCGTCTATCGTCTCGAGATCGTCGGCGACGATGATCTTCGACTCAACGTTCTCGACCTGGAACTCGACCGGCCCTACTGA
- a CDS encoding nuclear transport factor 2 family protein produces the protein MSAELEARLRRVEDRQELAELVLLYFHVMDERELDALPRIFTADAHLGSGDGVFDATGLAAITDTYQGRFDALGATFHYSHGLIVEFDDADSDVASGTLTGHAEVVRNGTPMIVGLRYRDRYRRTPDGWRIADRIMSYFYYTPADRYVDVMPSDDRNLAYGDARPADWPSVLTGGDLSWLRSLAAR, from the coding sequence ATGAGCGCTGAACTGGAAGCACGTCTACGCCGAGTCGAGGACCGCCAGGAACTCGCCGAGCTCGTCCTGTTGTACTTCCACGTGATGGACGAGCGGGAACTCGACGCGCTGCCGCGGATCTTCACCGCCGACGCGCATCTCGGGTCCGGCGACGGCGTGTTCGACGCGACCGGGCTGGCCGCGATCACGGACACCTACCAGGGGCGGTTCGACGCGCTCGGAGCCACCTTCCACTACTCACACGGGCTCATCGTCGAGTTCGACGACGCCGATTCCGACGTCGCATCCGGCACGCTCACCGGTCACGCCGAAGTGGTCCGCAACGGCACCCCGATGATCGTCGGGCTCCGCTACCGCGACCGGTACCGACGTACCCCCGACGGTTGGCGGATCGCCGACCGCATCATGTCGTACTTCTACTACACGCCCGCGGACCGGTACGTCGATGTGATGCCCTCTGATGACCGCAACCTCGCCTACGGCGATGCCCGCCCGGCCGACTGGCCGTCGGTCCTGACCGGCGGTGACCTGTCCTGGCTGCGTTCCCTCGCAGCACGCTGA
- a CDS encoding nuclear transport factor 2 family protein produces the protein MSIRYADDPVAIHHAAAGLLYEYQALVDAKDINGLARIVRQDVELTRQDGTRRGREAFLDLYRRFAASDVVVAQHMATNVVATANADDSVDVRSAFLAITTHAAGGARQIWGRYHDTMVRDGERWILTAKRIAVVRTALFDEAMLAPVAIDSFGAIAR, from the coding sequence ATGTCGATCCGTTACGCTGACGACCCCGTCGCGATCCATCACGCCGCCGCCGGCTTGCTCTACGAATACCAAGCGCTCGTCGATGCCAAGGACATCAACGGTCTCGCGCGGATCGTCCGCCAGGACGTCGAACTGACCAGGCAGGACGGGACCAGGCGCGGTCGCGAAGCGTTCCTCGATCTGTACCGCCGGTTCGCCGCATCCGACGTCGTCGTGGCACAGCACATGGCGACCAACGTGGTCGCGACGGCCAACGCCGACGACAGCGTCGACGTGCGGTCGGCGTTCCTCGCCATCACCACGCACGCCGCAGGCGGCGCACGCCAGATCTGGGGGCGTTACCACGACACGATGGTGCGCGACGGTGAACGCTGGATCCTCACCGCCAAGCGGATCGCCGTGGTCCGCACCGCACTGTTCGACGAGGCCATGCTCGCGCCCGTCGCCATCGACTCCTTCGGGGCGATCGCGCGATGA